One genomic window of Fusarium fujikuroi IMI 58289 draft genome, chromosome FFUJ_chr01 includes the following:
- a CDS encoding probable cutinase negative acting protein yields MAKTKTKESKAKVAEPLSTVKAGGITKPSKSSKSKSKELAKAAAKKVTKEKDTKKSKKKAEPESSSESESESESESESESEASDSDSSSSEEEKKVTKKTVTKAKAKAAESSSESESDSGSDSDSDSESEEEKPKAKATKVNGTAKAAAPAKKAESSDSSDSESGSGSDSDSDSDDESEEEKPKAKAAEKKADSSDDSDSDDSEDDSDDSDSSDSDEAGAKIEKTEEAPSKKRKAEDDGDADAKKTKTDEATTLFAGSLSWSIDDNALYEAFKHIEGLANARVMTEKGTGRSRGFGYVDFNDAASCTKAYETMQGVELEGRAINLDYANARPADANPQSRAADRAQRHGDTVSPESDTLFVGNLPFDVDQDTVREFFSDVAEVASVRLPTDPDSGNLKGFGYVSFNSVEDAKQVFEAKNGAPIGNGRMSRSVRLDYASSRPQQGGGGGFGGGRGGGRGGGRGGFGGRGGGRGGGGGRGRGGGRGGSFGTGANRTPTTFSGSKISFD; encoded by the exons ATGGCtaagacaaagacaaaggagagcaaggccaaggttgcTGAGCCTCTCAGCACCGTCAAGGCTGGAGGCATCACCAAGCCTTCCAAgtcctccaagtccaagtccaaggagCTTGCTAaggctgctgccaagaaggtcaccaaggagaaggacaccaagaagagcaagaagaaggccgagcCCGAGTCTTCTTccgagtctgagtctgagtctgagtctgagtctgagagCGAGTCTGAGGCTTCCGACTCcgactcttcttcctctgaggaggagaagaaggttaCTAAGAAGACtgtcaccaaggccaaggccaaggctgctgagtcTTCATCTGAATCTGAGTCCGACTCTGGCTCAGACTCCGACTCCGACAGCgagtctgaggaggagaagcccaaggctAAGGCTACCAAGGTCAACGGTACTGCTAAGGCTGCCGCTCccgccaagaaggctgagtCTTCTGACTCATCTGACTCTGAGTCTGGCTCCGGTTCCGACTCTGACTCGGACTCCGACGATGagagtgaagaggagaagcccaaggccaaggctgccgaGAAG AAGGCCGATTCTTCTGACGACTCCGATTCCGACGATTCTGAGGATGACTCCGATGACAGTGACAGCAGCGACTCTGATGAGGCCGGCGCCAAAATTGAGAAGACCGAGGAGGCTCCTtcgaagaagcgcaaggctgaggatgatggcgatgcggatgccaagaagacaaagactgACGAGGCCACTACCCTCTTCGCCGGCAGCCTAAGCTGGTCCATCGACGACAATGCCCTCTACGAGGCTTTCAAGCACATCGAGGGTCTTGCCAACGCCCGCGTCATGACTGAGAAGGGTACTGGTCGCAGCCGTGGCTTCGGTTATGTTGACTTCAACGATGCTGCCTCTTGCACCAAGGCCTACGAGACCATGCAGGGTGTTGAACTTGAGGGCCGTGCCATCAACCTCGACTATGCCAACGCTCGTCCCGCTGATGCCAACCCTCAGTCTCGCGCTGCCGATCGTGCCCAGCGTCATGGTGACACTGTCAGTCCTGAGAGCGATACCCTCTTCGTCGGTAACCTTCCCTTCGATGTCGACCAGGACACCGTCCGTGAGTTCTTCAGCGATGTCGCTGAAGTTGCCAGCGTTCGCCTCCCCACCGACCC TGATAGCGGTAACCTCAAGGGCTTCGGTTACGTCAGCTTCAACTCGGTCGAGGATGCCAAGCAGGTCTTCGAGGCCAAGAATGGTGCCCCTATTGGTAACGGACGTATGTCCCGTAGCGTCCGCCTGGACTATGCTAGCAGCAGACCTCAACagggcggcggcggcggctttggtggtggtcGTGGAGGTGGTCGCGGTGGAGGTCGTGGTGGCTTTGGAGGCCGCGGAGGTGGTCgcggtggcggtggtggtcGCGGCCGTGGTGGTGGCCGTGGTGGTAGCTTCGGCACTGGTGCTAACCGCACTCCTACCACTTTCTCTGGCTCCAAGATTTCTTTCGATTAA
- a CDS encoding related to proline-rich protein verprolin: MPPPPPPPPPPPPPGAMGGPPPPPPPPPGGLPARPPAGAGNRGALLSDIHKGKALKKAVTNDRSAPQVANTSNSSAPLPVGGAPPVPGLGGAPKPPGGLAPPVPGGRARSNSDQGSRDSTAGIDAAPQLGGLFAGGMPKLKKSRGGIDTGANADSSYRSDPESTTSAPKPPAGSAPRPPSAVAPAIPGRGPPVPPPGGAANLRKTTPVGSKPPPPPIGKKPPPLPTSRKPSSMSLPPSAPSPSSAPPAPPPPPPPPSNSASAPAAPPPPPPSAAPPLPSQSPASRSSIPPPPPPPPAASHSTPSLAAVAAIRAAGQASPSAAPPPPPPPPSGSVPAPPSAPSPPPPTTRSRGSSLRQSMLDPSMFTLTANGAKSPSPKHSPAQTPGVGGGARIVINDSRWQFKDEGLFPKPRDFVGGTRKYRAGRGSSVPLDLSAL, translated from the exons AtgcctcctccaccaccacctcctcctccgccgccgccgcctgGTGCCATGGGTGGTCCTCCTCCGCCgcctccacctcctccaggAGGTCTTCCTGCCCGTCCGCCTGCTGGGGCTGGCAACAGA GGCGCACTTCTGTCAGATATCCACAAAGGCAAAGCTCTCAAGAAAGCTGTTACCAATGACCGTTCAGCACCTCAAGTTGCAAATACATCAAATTCGTCGGCACCTCTGCCTGTTGGCGGCGCACCTCCTGTCCCCGGCTTGGGTGGTGCTCCTAAGCCCCCAGGAGGCCTAGCACCACCGGTCCCAGGAGGACGAGCGAGGAGTAATAGTGATCAAGGATCTCGCGATTCGACGGCAGGCATTGATGCCGCGCCGCAGCTGGGTGGTCTTTTCGCTGGTGGAATGCCCAAGTTGAAAAAGAGCAGGGGAGGCATTGACACTGGCGCAAATGCCGATTCTTCATATCGATCGGATCCTGAATCTACTACCTCAGCACCCAAACCTCCAGCCGGCTCCGCACCAAGGCCTCCGTCAGCAGTTGCGCCAGCAATCCCTGGGCGAGGGCCTCCAGTACCGCCTCCGGGAGGAGCAGCAAACTTGAGAAAGACGACACCAGTGGGATCCAagcctccccctcctcctatAGGAAAGAAGCCGCCTCCCCTGCCGACGTCAAGAAAGCCTTCGTCAATGTCTCTGCCACCATCCGCgccctcaccatcttcagcgCCTCCTGcaccaccgcctcctccacctcctccatctAACAGTGCATCGGCTCCTgccgctcctcctcctcctccgccttctGCGGCACCTCCTCTGCCGAGTCAGTCGCCGGCTTCACGATCTTCAATaccgcctcctccgcctcctccacctgCAGCATCACATTCGACGCCATCACTTGCTGCAGTAGCTGCCATTCGCGCCGCTGGTCAAGCATCTCCAAGCGCGGCGCCACCTCCTCCCCCACCTCCACCTTCTGGATCAGTACCAGCACCTCCGAGCGCACCTTCGCCCCCGCCACCAACGACACGTTCTCGAGGCTCATCCCTTCGTCAGTCCATGTTGGATCCAAGTATGTTCACTTTGACAGCCAATGGAGCAAAATCCCCAAGCCCGAAGCACTCGCCAGCACAAACGCccggtgttggtggtggggCCCGTATTGTGATCAACGACTCTAGGTGGCAGTTCAAGGATGAAGGTTTGTTCCCGAAACCCAGGGACTTTGTAGGTGGAACAAGAAAATATAGGGCAGGACGAGGCAGCAGTGTACCGCTGGATTTGAGTGCTCTGTGA
- a CDS encoding probable NADH-ubiquinone oxidoreductase 12 kDa subunit, mitochondrial precursor encodes MPTPESEQFKAQKPTVPPTFNGVDYDDTKAFKAAEDSLIREQWVGAMMTRLVGEELNKCYVREGVNHLENCGHLRERYLQLLKTNKIKGTKFLQQNYVDQKDQELDLAAKVHTSDKIAKLNHGRFSS; translated from the exons ATGCCTACTCCCGAGTCCGAGCAATTTAAGGCTCAGAAGCCCACCGTTCCTCCTACATTCAATGGCGTCGATTACGATGATACTAAAGCCTTTAAGGCTGCCGAGGATTCCCTCATCCGAGAGCAATGGGTTGGGGCCATGATGACTCGTCTTGTTGGAGAGGAGCTCAACAAGTGCTACGTTCGAGAGGGTGTCAACCACTTGGAGAACTGCGGCCACCTCCGAG AGAGATATTTGCAATTGTTGAAGAcgaacaagatcaagggcaCCAAGTTCCTGCAACAAAACTATGTCGACCAGAAGGATCAAGAGCTTGATCTCGCTGCCAAAGTTCACACTAGCGACAAGATTGCCAAGCTCAACCACGGCCGATTCTCATCGtaa
- a CDS encoding related to mitochondrial ribosomal protein L37p yields the protein MMFCARCLRATSLRRSQPILRQFSTTTNFRSAEPQLSTPVTAPGEAQKDVPAARSSCAPGTVLNGLNYTKGGQDPVAKNDDEYPEWLWSCLEVLKKSADSADADAGDEFSKSKKQRKLAAKRQKTLEAKLLAEGNLEALAPKIPLQRQSINILGEENRGVEHNIEAAQKREELKKAMRKERRAKIKETNYLKSM from the exons ATGATGTTCTGCGCTCGTTGTCTACGCGCCACCTCCTTGCGGCGCTCGCAGCCGATTCTTCGACAGTTTTCGACAACGACGAATTTTCGTTCCGCAGAACCTCAACTTTCGACTCCTGTTACAGCGCCCGGTGAGGCACAGAAGGATGTCCCTGCTGCACGATCATCATGTGCCCCTGGAACTGTTCTTAATGGCTTAAACTATACCAAGGGTGGACAAGACCCTGTCGCAAAGAATGATGACGAATACCCAGAATGGTTGTGGTCTTGCCTGGAAGTCTTGAAGAAGAGTGCCGATTCGGCGGATGCCGATGCTGGTGACGAATTCT CCAAgtcgaagaagcaaagaaaacTGGCAGCCAAGCGTCAAAAGACCCTCGAGGCCAAGCTGTTGGCTGAGGGCAATCTCGAGGCTCTGGCTCCTAAGATTCCTCTTCAACGCCAGTCTATTAATATCCTCGGAGAGGAGAATCGAGGGGTTGAGCATAACATTGAGGCCGCACAAAAGCGAGAGGAGCTTAAGAAGGCGATGCGAAAGGAGAGAAgggccaagatcaaggaaaCCAACTACCTCAAGTCTATGTAA